In Nostoc sp. GT001, a genomic segment contains:
- a CDS encoding trypsin-like peptidase domain-containing protein, with the protein MQLTELEELLTNIQKLQSIMIAVATNSQEYRIQDKEDEYTELYQEITSQIEDLQYQGFSIQNPNNFHSLWDWYRHWKSKLSKSAFRGGYIHNLYQNFCNQIYIALCKNYVKVTSPEVLNNELEPTQIEELKAKIEKLQEIMIEVATESNTISLIQYNDENYRKLYQEVWFKIEIFRETGISVSNTNQFRSLWQWYSFYSEQIENTKTARREYIYNLYVNVVKPIEKALRQYRSNPSYSIQEFIQLLKDRFHQSTYIQVNTDSIILTPILSKNVQTSNLKLDERFQQQTSEPIADSFSVPATQSFENSLFTTENYSLILTNENVMKPEIFLEQNDVVCLEYSLEKFFATKFDNASSWRSVFSSSGVEDSFIRPLVFINNPVEFSNRVVAKFKDYKVSNQRIDHHPMVKLLQYLLNRKESYEFEDQDIELFTKLVVRGQENLNALKACNTVCRIESPKGMGIGTGVLIGRNLLLTCNHIFSKTQVRQAWVRFNYNADSRKLDNNFFELDMAFIIYHNRPDYALVKIKNNPQQQKAIFINETSILDSGQDIRIIHHPQGNPVIISDFGQITQVGEDYIDHNVKTDDGSSGAPIFNRQWELIAIHQGNPGIGRTVTLGSMGGIPIRAIWNQISPHLG; encoded by the coding sequence ATGCAATTAACAGAACTTGAAGAATTATTAACAAATATTCAAAAACTGCAATCGATAATGATTGCAGTTGCTACTAATTCCCAAGAGTATCGAATTCAGGATAAAGAAGACGAGTACACTGAACTTTATCAAGAAATAACATCACAAATAGAAGACCTTCAATACCAAGGATTTTCTATACAAAATCCAAACAATTTTCACTCACTATGGGACTGGTATAGGCATTGGAAATCTAAGTTAAGTAAATCTGCTTTCCGGGGAGGTTATATTCATAACCTTTATCAAAATTTCTGCAATCAAATTTATATTGCTTTATGCAAAAATTATGTCAAAGTTACCTCACCAGAAGTCTTAAATAATGAGTTAGAACCAACACAAATTGAGGAATTAAAAGCCAAAATAGAAAAGCTACAAGAAATCATGATAGAGGTAGCTACTGAAAGTAATACTATTTCTTTAATTCAGTATAATGATGAGAATTACAGAAAGCTATATCAAGAAGTTTGGTTTAAAATAGAGATTTTTAGAGAAACAGGAATATCAGTCTCAAACACCAATCAGTTTCGCTCACTTTGGCAATGGTACAGTTTCTATTCAGAGCAGATAGAGAATACAAAGACTGCACGACGTGAATATATTTATAATCTTTATGTAAATGTTGTCAAACCGATAGAAAAAGCATTAAGACAATACCGCTCTAACCCAAGTTATTCTATACAAGAATTTATTCAACTTTTGAAGGATAGATTTCATCAGTCCACTTATATCCAGGTTAATACAGATTCTATAATCCTAACCCCAATTTTAAGCAAAAACGTTCAAACATCTAATCTAAAATTAGATGAGAGATTTCAGCAACAAACATCAGAACCTATAGCTGATTCATTTTCTGTCCCAGCTACTCAATCTTTTGAAAATTCGTTATTTACAACTGAAAACTATAGTTTAATTCTGACAAATGAGAACGTCATGAAGCCGGAAATATTTTTAGAGCAAAATGATGTTGTATGTTTAGAGTATAGTCTAGAAAAATTCTTTGCTACAAAGTTTGATAATGCAAGTAGTTGGAGAAGCGTATTTAGCTCATCAGGTGTTGAAGATTCGTTTATTAGACCTCTAGTTTTTATTAACAATCCTGTAGAATTCAGCAACAGAGTAGTAGCAAAATTTAAAGATTATAAAGTCTCTAATCAGCGAATAGATCATCACCCAATGGTGAAATTGTTACAGTATCTACTAAATAGAAAAGAAAGTTATGAGTTTGAAGACCAAGATATAGAATTATTCACTAAATTAGTTGTACGAGGTCAGGAAAATCTCAACGCTTTAAAGGCTTGTAATACTGTTTGCAGAATCGAATCACCCAAAGGAATGGGTATTGGGACAGGAGTATTGATAGGTAGAAATTTATTACTAACCTGCAATCACATTTTTAGCAAAACTCAAGTTAGACAAGCTTGGGTACGTTTTAACTACAATGCTGACAGCCGTAAGTTAGACAATAATTTCTTTGAACTAGATATGGCTTTTATCATCTATCATAATCGCCCTGACTACGCTTTAGTCAAAATCAAAAATAATCCTCAACAACAAAAAGCCATTTTTATTAATGAAACATCTATATTAGATAGCGGTCAAGATATTCGTATTATCCATCATCCCCAAGGAAACCCAGTGATAATTTCCGACTTTGGGCAAATTACGCAAGTAGGAGAAGATTACATTGACCATAATGTGAAAACTGATGACGGTTCCTCTGGCGCACCAATTTTTAATCGCCAATGGGAATTGATTGCAATTCATCAAGGAAATCCCGGTATAGGACGTACCGTGACTCTAGGTTCAATGGGAGGTATTCCCATTCGTGCTATTTGGAATCAGATTTCACCGCATCTAGGTTGA